One window of Capsicum annuum cultivar UCD-10X-F1 unplaced genomic scaffold, UCD10Xv1.1 ctg72250, whole genome shotgun sequence genomic DNA carries:
- the LOC107856726 gene encoding auxin-responsive protein IAA32-like, which translates to LFHAGGYDELIDWQQLHPQLRNNSRSEYPSNFVENYDHIDEGEGAQSKNSWGYVKVNMDGVIVGRKICILQHSNYPSLAIQLEDMFGKQSMDRLRLFQDGSEFSLFYKDMNEQWRTVGDVPWNEFADQVKRLRIVRKDEAFFPN; encoded by the exons TGCTATTTCATGCAGGTGGCTATGATGAGCTTATAGATTGGCAACAATTGCATCCACAACTAAGGAATAATTCAAGAAGTGAATATCCTTCaaattttgttgaaaattatGATCATATTGATGAAGGTGAAGGGGCTCAAAGCAAAAATAGTTGGGGATATGTGAAAGTTAACATGGATGGTGTTATTGTTGGAAGGAAAATTTGCATTCTTCAACATTCAAACTATCCTAGCCTTGCAATACAACTTGAAGACATGTTTG GAAAACAAAGTATGGATAGGCTAAGGTTATTCCAAGATGGTTCAGAGTTTTCCCTATTTTACAAAGACATGAATGAACAATGGAGGACTGTTGGTGATGTTCCATGGAA tgaATTTGCAGATCAAGTGAAGAGGCTAAGAATTGTGAGGAAAGATGAAGCATTTTTCCCCAATTGA